One window from the genome of Limibacillus sp. encodes:
- a CDS encoding glutathione S-transferase, which translates to MVEPYTLYWERWSGAIFPQAMLEEIGAPYRKDHVDMAAMAHRSEDYLRINPAAQVPALRFPCGSVMGETAAIAVVLGERHPEAGLVPEPGDPERPFFLHWLLYMAANGYKTFSRYWHPEQFTEDDQAEASIRQRAGQELDDFFGLLDRTAMGEDSFLTSGFSALDLYLTMLTAWAPDPKRLLAENKKLAAICQAVKSRPAYRRVMKDHGL; encoded by the coding sequence ATGGTGGAACCTTACACGCTCTACTGGGAGCGATGGTCCGGCGCAATCTTCCCTCAGGCAATGCTTGAGGAGATCGGGGCGCCCTATCGGAAAGACCACGTCGACATGGCCGCGATGGCGCACCGCTCAGAGGACTATCTGAGGATTAATCCCGCAGCGCAGGTTCCTGCCTTGAGGTTTCCCTGTGGCAGCGTGATGGGCGAGACGGCGGCGATTGCGGTGGTCCTTGGCGAGCGCCATCCCGAGGCTGGATTGGTGCCGGAACCCGGGGATCCCGAGCGGCCGTTCTTCCTGCACTGGCTCCTATACATGGCGGCCAACGGGTACAAGACCTTCAGCCGCTACTGGCATCCCGAACAGTTCACGGAGGACGACCAGGCCGAGGCGTCGATCCGGCAGCGGGCCGGGCAGGAACTCGATGACTTCTTCGGCTTGCTCGACCGGACAGCCATGGGAGAGGACAGTTTCTTGACGAGCGGTTTCTCGGCGCTCGACCTCTATCTGACGATGCTGACGGCCTGGGCGCCGGACCCGAAGCGGCTTCTGGCGGAGAACAAGAAACTCGCCGCCATATGTCAGGCCGTCAAAAGCCGTCCGGCATACCGACGGGTGATGAAAGACCACGGGCTCTAG
- a CDS encoding LysR substrate-binding domain-containing protein → MTVTHLNALKALESTLRNGSFAAAASELGVSPAAVGQQIRGLEAYLGRQLFFRDGRGIKPHDDTLAIQPSLNASFTAIGDLLNQLRDQPSRNRVSVSLPGSFAEHWFTPRVADFYRRHSDLDMRLNATNRMVDLSAEGFDFAIRYARPDGVRFQEWELFGDAVLPVCSPEFLRRHENWLQRRSLNKVPLVHLENRTPDPDWPDWRAWALRFGFEFDRRAPGLRLSQVGSGIQAALAGQGLVLCGLVEAHDAIQQGGLVIPFDRDLCYPTGFRYRLVTPQGRRLSQVQRDFRDWVLDTAAAFREQLALGPSA, encoded by the coding sequence ATGACAGTCACACACCTCAACGCCCTCAAGGCTCTGGAGTCGACTCTGAGAAACGGAAGCTTTGCGGCCGCGGCATCGGAGCTCGGCGTGAGCCCGGCGGCGGTGGGCCAGCAGATACGCGGCCTGGAAGCCTATCTTGGGCGTCAGCTTTTCTTTCGGGATGGCCGAGGCATCAAGCCACACGACGACACCCTGGCAATACAGCCGTCCTTGAACGCCAGCTTCACGGCGATCGGCGACCTTTTGAACCAGCTGAGAGATCAGCCTTCACGCAATCGCGTTTCGGTTTCCCTGCCAGGATCCTTCGCCGAGCACTGGTTTACGCCAAGAGTTGCCGACTTCTATCGGCGGCATTCCGATCTCGACATGCGGCTGAACGCCACCAACCGCATGGTCGATCTCTCTGCGGAGGGTTTCGATTTCGCCATCCGCTATGCAAGACCGGACGGTGTGAGGTTCCAGGAATGGGAGTTGTTCGGCGACGCTGTCCTCCCCGTCTGCTCCCCGGAATTCCTTCGGCGGCATGAGAACTGGCTCCAGCGCCGGTCCCTGAACAAAGTCCCGCTCGTGCACTTGGAGAACAGGACCCCTGATCCGGACTGGCCCGACTGGCGCGCTTGGGCGCTGCGTTTCGGTTTTGAATTCGACCGCAGGGCGCCGGGCTTGCGCCTCTCCCAAGTGGGCTCCGGCATTCAGGCGGCGCTTGCCGGCCAGGGGCTGGTTCTTTGCGGTCTGGTGGAAGCCCACGATGCAATCCAGCAGGGGGGCCTGGTCATTCCCTTCGACCGAGACCTCTGTTATCCGACTGGTTTCCGCTATCGCCTGGTTACTCCGCAGGGACGGCGCCTGTCGCAAGTGCAAAGGGACTTCCGCGATTGGGTCCTGGATACGGCGGCGGCGTTTCGGGAACAATTGGCTCTTGGCCCCAGCGCATAG
- a CDS encoding DUF4242 domain-containing protein has translation MFVIEREIPEVGSKSAQELREAAAKSNDALRTLAPRIQWQHSYVASGKTFCVYLAEDASVVEEHARISGFPANGITEIKRMIDPTTGR, from the coding sequence ATGTTCGTGATCGAACGGGAGATTCCCGAAGTCGGATCCAAGTCGGCTCAAGAGCTACGGGAAGCCGCAGCGAAATCCAATGATGCCCTCAGGACGCTCGCGCCGCGTATCCAGTGGCAACATTCCTATGTGGCGAGCGGCAAAACCTTTTGCGTCTATCTGGCGGAAGACGCATCGGTGGTGGAAGAGCATGCCCGAATTTCCGGTTTCCCTGCCAACGGGATTACGGAGATCAAGCGCATGATTGATCCGACGACCGGGCGCTGA